CTGACAAAAGATTTATCAGTTTCCATTCAACATCGGTATATTCCAGTTTTTTATACTTTTTTAAATATTCTTTTGAAAACTTTATTGATTCTTCATAGAAATTAAGCTCAGACATAACAAGAGCAAGCATTCCTAGTTTTTCTCTATCAAGATTTTTATGATAATAATCATCTTTCAACTTCAGGTATCCAATATACAAAGAACTGAAATCATCCAACTTTTTCGTTAATTCCTCAGGAGAAATATATCCTTCATACCTTTCAACTTCACGCGATTGCCAATTAAATATAAAAGAAGTAGGAACTTTTTTTATACTTAAATTTTGAATAACATTTGCTGCCAATTCACAATCAATAGGAATTTTTACCGTGACAAAAATATTTCTTAAAAAGGAAGATATTTTTTTATCACTAAAAGTATTTTCTTGCATTTTTTCACAAGAGATACAATTTTGGGAATACAATTCAATAAAGATAAATTTGTCTTGGTTAAAAGCAATTTTCCGAATTGAATCCCATTGATTTATCTTTTGGATGTTGGTAAATACTTGTTGTTGTGAAAAAACACTTAATGCAGTTAGTAAAAATAAAAGTGTAAATAAAATTTTTGAATATTTCATTTTTGTTCTTTAAATAAGTAACTTTTGAAAAATTATTCTCTTAAAATAAATTCATCAAATTTTTCCAGCGTATCCGGATTGAACACTTCCATTACAACTTTTTTGCCATCAATTTTAAAAAACACAACTGCATTTTGTGTAGAAAAATAACCAACATTTTCTGACCATGGAGCTTTCTCCTGTGCATAGTAAGGAGCACCGGCAGCACCATTATTTATTTGATAAATAGTTCTGTTAAGTTTCAATTTTGATTTATCCCATGTTTCAGGATATTTTATCATTTCAGGAGATATTTTTAATCTGTTGTAATTATGTTCATCACCTGTTAAAACTGCAAGCACCTTATCACTTTCATTTACAATAATACCGAGATATTCGTCCCTACATTCGATAATCCCTTTTTTAAGCGGTTTATTTGAAACAACAGCCCTAGGAAGATTATTCCCACTATACCACATAGCATCACTAATATGTCCACCATTAGGAAAAACAGGGGTATGATGTGTTATAAAAATATGGTCAATATCGCCATCTTTTTCCAATTTTTTAATTACGTTTCTTAACCATGCTATCTGATTCTCCATCAAATAACCATGTAGGTTCCCACTTGTATTAATTGATGCAATAAGTGATGGAGCATACCAATAATCAGAATTTAGAACAACAACTGCAACATTATCGTAAGTATAAAAATATACATTTTCTTTATAAGTAGGGAAATCAATAGTTCTAGAATTAGGGTCATAAGTTGCACCATCTTCAGAATCAGGACCATTTTCAGGATTTACGAAATTATTAGCAAAAATCGCCTCCGATGATTCGGTATTAAATGGAAATCTGTCAATTAGAAAAGCTCTTCCTTTATTGTCATCTCTAAAAACACGCATTAGTACTTCATGATTACCCATTGCAGTATAAACAGGCATATAATGAGCAAAAGGCTCAATTGCTCTTTTCCAATTTGCATATTGTAAATTCATTTCATCTTTATCAATCAAATATCCACTTACAAGATCCCCTGTAAACTGAACAAAAGCAGCTTCTTTCATTGAAGAAACAGCCATTATTTTTTTCATGATATAAGCATTTGTTCCATAAACATTTCGCTCACCTCCTCCTTGTGCATGTCTCGAATCACTGGCATAAGCAAAAGTAAACTTGGTTCTACTACCCTTTTCGGGAGCAGTTTTAAAACTATAATTCTGAAATGTTTCATCAGTAATTAATTTATAATCATATTTCGTGGCAGCAACAAGTTCTTTGATTAATATTTCGTGATGAAAAACAGCTTTCTTATCTGAATGTCTCTTCTCTCCTATTTCAATATGAGCAATTACTTTGTTGTTAGTCTCAAATGAAATTACAACAGAATTGGCTGTAAGTTTATTTATAAAAGGTCCTTCAATAATGGTGTTATCAATATTGAAAGGTCCAAAACCTTTAAATGAAATTTTCCCATCATAAAGTATTTTTCCATCATTAGTTGTAACTCTGTATCCAATAGTTCCAACTCCACTTTTTTCCCAACCTATCATGTCATACTTCCCTCTCATTTCATCCTTGATATTAACAAATGCTTTCCCTTTTACAATATCAAGTGTTGTATAAAAATAAACAGGCAAAGGATATTTCCATTCTCCATCATTGATAAAACCATAGGCTAATTTACCTTCAAAATTTTCATTTTTGAAATCAAAATGTAATCCATTAGTTCCTCCTACTACTTTATTTAAGAAATCGGACAATTGATATTGTCCCTTAGTTTCCAAACTAACAATGCTATTTGTTGATGTTGTAAAAACAAGGTCGCCTTTTACATTAAAATGCATATTTGAATAAGAAGAGGGGACAATGTACTGTGCAATACCTCCACTAACAATTAGTAGTTGAAGAACTAAAAAGTATAAAACAATTTTCTCTCTCATGTTTATTTGCTGATTTGTTTATTTGTTTATTTGTTTATTCCTTCATTCTCTCATTACAGGAACTTATAACCTAAAGTAACATAATAAATACTATTCCTTCCGTCAGGGACAACGGTAATATCAGTATCAGGAATAACAAAATCGCTGATTAATGGACTCAAGCTAAATTCATAGCCTCCACTAATAATTATTTTTTTAATTTCCACCGA
The Bacteroidota bacterium genome window above contains:
- a CDS encoding thioredoxin family protein, which translates into the protein MKYSKILFTLLFLLTALSVFSQQQVFTNIQKINQWDSIRKIAFNQDKFIFIELYSQNCISCEKMQENTFSDKKISSFLRNIFVTVKIPIDCELAANVIQNLSIKKVPTSFIFNWQSREVERYEGYISPEELTKKLDDFSSLYIGYLKLKDDYYHKNLDREKLGMLALVMSELNFYEESIKFSKEYLKKYKKLEYTDVEWKLINLLSEERISDSVLQSVISDYAKMFEYFGINKVNSFFSSIFENNYKLAVSEKNKILFDSTLFLIEVIKFSDEEFSMQRMKDFYKLEFYKETENWKKYGNSAVNYVEKYEVGDAELREIIYVLYLHDWSKTNLIKANSWAEDLYKKDNYYMNIMTLVFMQHRLSLNQRAVELLKEAKTKTTDKKNLELIDNLIREFGK
- a CDS encoding metallophosphoesterase, giving the protein MREKIVLYFLVLQLLIVSGGIAQYIVPSSYSNMHFNVKGDLVFTTSTNSIVSLETKGQYQLSDFLNKVVGGTNGLHFDFKNENFEGKLAYGFINDGEWKYPLPVYFYTTLDIVKGKAFVNIKDEMRGKYDMIGWEKSGVGTIGYRVTTNDGKILYDGKISFKGFGPFNIDNTIIEGPFINKLTANSVVISFETNNKVIAHIEIGEKRHSDKKAVFHHEILIKELVAATKYDYKLITDETFQNYSFKTAPEKGSRTKFTFAYASDSRHAQGGGERNVYGTNAYIMKKIMAVSSMKEAAFVQFTGDLVSGYLIDKDEMNLQYANWKRAIEPFAHYMPVYTAMGNHEVLMRVFRDDNKGRAFLIDRFPFNTESSEAIFANNFVNPENGPDSEDGATYDPNSRTIDFPTYKENVYFYTYDNVAVVVLNSDYWYAPSLIASINTSGNLHGYLMENQIAWLRNVIKKLEKDGDIDHIFITHHTPVFPNGGHISDAMWYSGNNLPRAVVSNKPLKKGIIECRDEYLGIIVNESDKVLAVLTGDEHNYNRLKISPEMIKYPETWDKSKLKLNRTIYQINNGAAGAPYYAQEKAPWSENVGYFSTQNAVVFFKIDGKKVVMEVFNPDTLEKFDEFILRE